From Cheilinus undulatus linkage group 18, ASM1832078v1, whole genome shotgun sequence, the proteins below share one genomic window:
- the LOC121526449 gene encoding serine/threonine-protein kinase Nek9 isoform X1: MSLEDYERHFDSLNSDLGGGSVVSERSASSTFYGEEEKLHYIPIRILGRGAFGEATLYRRTEDNSLVVWKEVELNSLSEKDRRDVMNEISILSILEHNNIIAYFNHFMDKNTLFIELEYCNGGNLYDKINQRKGKLFSEDVVIWYLYQIASAVAHIHKAGILHRDIKTLNIFLTKTDLIKLGDYGLAKKLDSEFSMAETCVGTPYYMSPELCQGAKYNFKSDIWAMGCVLFEVLTLTRTFDATNPLNLCVKIVQGNWTMEVNSDVYSPELIKLVYECLDKDPAKRPTGDQILDQPFISCRRQELEERVALLNSAMKRPKLSTVTDTPVAVVTTRSREVYFWGGGKFTPQKMDAFKGGSSAQHVCAGESHFAVVSVEKELYTWANVQGGAKMVGQLGHGDQASYRQPKKVEKLQGKAIRQVACGADFTACVTDEDQMYMFGSDYYGCIGVEGEHGMEILEPVLLEFFEERPVRQVSCGDNHVVVLTQSGDIYSWGCGEYGRLGLECEDDFNSPMQVEIPKGATISSVSCGSDGTFFLTEAGKVLACGNNEFNKLGLNQGITGLKNHPGEAFQGIPYITTLTLAKQLSRFKIQAIAPGKTHTAAVDGRGRLITFGCNKYGQLGVKDFKKHQGVQVLVGPFGGKIVTKVSCGDGFTIAATEDNQIFAWGNAGNGRLGMPADKGFGSEVCPAMPRPIFGSLHHVPDLSCRGWHTIIIMEKVLNSKTIRSNSSGLSVGSGLDQEASTSTVDLDIEPGSETECRDRGLGGTMEDHTEECFMGTPMMSANQTGDSSCPLWLRKELEDAEFIPMPDNSDLPSPDQLPSFSDSVTLPYEELKELKAAAAAVSFNTGLSTKRMDWDKVNGDDSCKKGQPGSCCEASSEVLQLRETVARQEMRIEMLEKQIDEQKKENERLLSAMNRLTLQDAGCDSNSHSDRTPCDGRGRGGGFSNHGGRSAGAGV; encoded by the exons ATGTCACTAGAGGACTATGAAAGACATTTCGACTCGCTAAACTCAGATTTGGGTGGCGGATCTGTGGTCAGTGAGCGATCAGCGTCGAGCACGTTTTATGGCGAAGAGGAGAAACTGCATTACATTCCTATCCGGATCCTCGGGAGGGGGGCGTTTGGTGAAGCAACTCTGTACAGAAGAACAGAG GACAATTCTCTGGTGGTATGGAAGGAGGTGGAACTGAACTCGCTCTCAGAGAAGGACCGTAGAGATGTCAtgaatgaaatcagcatcttgTCCATTCTGGAGCACAACAACATCATTGCCTATTTCAATCACTTCATGGATAAAAACACTCTTTTCATAGAGTTAGAGTATTGTAATG GAGGTAATCTTTACGATAAAATCAATCAACGGAAGGGGAAGCTCTTCAGTGAAGAT GTGGTTATTTGGTATCTATACCAAATTGCCTCAGCAGTGGCCCATATTCACAAGGCTGGGATCTTGCACAG AGACATCAAAACTCTGAATATTTTTCTAACAAAGACTGACCTCATCAAGCTAGGAGACTATGGCCTCGCAAAGAAGCTAGACTCTGAGTTTTCAATGGCTGAGACT TGTGTGGGAACCCCATACTACATGTCACCTGAGTTGTGCCAGGGAGCCAAATACAACTTCAAATCAGACATCTGGGCCATGGGTTGTGTACTTTTCGAAGTCTTAACTCTTACAAGAACATTTGATGCAACG AACCCTCTGAACCTCTGTGTGAAGATAGTCCAGGGAAACTGGACCATGGAGGTGAACTCGGATGTTTACTCTCCTGAATTGATCAAACTGGTGTATGAATGTCTTGATAAA GATCCTGCAAAGAGGCCTACAGGTGACCAGATTCTTGATCAGCCGTTTATCTCCTGCCGCAGACA GGAGCTTGAAGAGCGAGTTGCCCTGTTGAACTCAGCAATGAAAAGACCAAA GCTGAGTACAGTGACAGACACCCCTGTTGCTGTGGTGACGACACGCTCGAGGGAGGTGTATTTCTGGGGTGGTGGCAAGTTCACCCCGCAAAAAATGGATGCTTTTAAAGGAGGGAGCAGTGCCCAACACGTGTGTGCAGGAGAGAGTCACTTTGCCGTGGTGTCAGTGGAAAAGGAGCTGTATACTTGGGCT AATGTCCAAGGAGGAGCAAAGATGGTGGGCCAGCTGGGACATGGAGACCAGGCCTCGTACCGGCAGCCAAAAAAGGTGGAGAAGCTGCAGGGGAAAGCCATCCGACAGGTGGCATGTGGGGCTGACTTTACTGCCTGTGTGACCG ATGAAGACCAGATGTACATGTTTGGGTCAGACTATTACGGCTGCATTGGGGTGGAAGGCGAGCATGGCATGGAGATTTTGGAGCCGGTGCTGTTGGAATTCTTTGAGGAGCGGCCTGTGCGTCAGGTTTCATGTGGAGACAATCATGTGGTGGTCCTGACCCAGAGTGGGGACATTTACTCCTGGGGCTGCGGAGAGTATG GGCGTTTGGGCCTGGAATGTGAGGATGACTTTAATTCTCCGATGCAG GTTGAGATCCCTAAAGGTGCCACCATCTCCTCAGTGTCATGTGGCAGTGATGGAACCTTCTTCTTGACAGAAGCTGGCAAAGTGTTAGCATGTGGAAACAATGAATTCAATAAGCTTGGTCTAAACCAGGGGATCACTGGTCTGAAAAACCACCCTGGAGAG GCTTTTCAAGGGATTCCATACATCACCACACTGACCTTGGCCAAGCAGCTTTCACGATTCAAGATTCAGGCTATTGCTCCAGGGAAGACCCATACAGCTGCAGTAGATG gACGTGGTCGCCTGATTACATTTGGTTGCAACAAGTATGGGCAGCTGGGTGTAAAGGACTTCAAGAAACATCAGGGTGTCCAGGTCCTTGTTGGACCCTTTGGGGGGAAGATTGTGACCAAAGTGTCATGTGGTGACGGCTTCACTATTGCAGCAACCGAAG ACAATCAGATCTTTGCGTGGGGAAATGCAGGAAATGGGCGCCTGGGGATGCCTGCTGATAAGGGATTTGGTTCTGAGGTGTGCCCTGCCATGCCAAGACCCATCTTTGGTTCCCTCCACCATGTACCGGACCTGTCTTGCCGAGGCTGGCACACCATTATAATAATGG aaaaagTGCTCAACTCCAAGACTATTCGATCTAACAGCAGTGGACTATCTGTCGGTAGTG GACTTGACCAGGAGGCTTCAACGTCAACAGTAGATCTGGATATAGAACCTGGTTCAGAGACAGAGTGCCGGGACAGGGGTCTTGGGGGCACCATGGAGGATCATACAGAGGAGTGTTTCATGGGTACCCCCATGATGTCTGCCAACCAGACTGGAGACAGCTCTTGCCCGCTGTGGCTTAGAAAG GAGCTGGAAGATGCCGAGTTCATCCCCATGCCAGACAACTCAGACCTGCCCTCTCCTGACCAGCTCCCGTCTTTCTCTGATAGTGTCACACTTCCTTATGAGGAACTGAAGGAGCTAAAggccgcagcagcagcagtcagcTTTAACACAGGCCTATCG ACTAAACGAATGGACTGGGATAAAGTTAATGGAGATGACTCTTGCAAAAAAGGACAGCCCGGCTCATGCTGTGAAGCGAGTAGCGAGGTCTTACAG CTACGAGAAACAGTTGCTCGTCAAGAGATGAGAATTGAGATGCTTGAGAAACAG ATTGATGAGCAGAAAAAGGAGAATGAACGGCTCTTGTCAGCAATGAATCGGTTAACACTGCAGGATGCAGGATGTGACAGTAACAGTCACTCTGATCGTACGCCCTGCGATGGAAGAGGCAGAGGAGGTGGATTCTCAAACCATGGGGGTCGATCTGCAGGAGCCGGCGTGtga
- the LOC121526449 gene encoding serine/threonine-protein kinase Nek9 isoform X2 — protein sequence MSLEDYERHFDSLNSDLGGGSVVSERSASSTFYGEEEKLHYIPIRILGRGAFGEATLYRRTEDNSLVVWKEVELNSLSEKDRRDVMNEISILSILEHNNIIAYFNHFMDKNTLFIELEYCNGGNLYDKINQRKGKLFSEDVVIWYLYQIASAVAHIHKAGILHRDIKTLNIFLTKTDLIKLGDYGLAKKLDSEFSMAETCVGTPYYMSPELCQGAKYNFKSDIWAMGCVLFEVLTLTRTFDATNPLNLCVKIVQGNWTMEVNSDVYSPELIKLVYECLDKDPAKRPTGDQILDQPFISCRRQELEERVALLNSAMKRPKLSTVTDTPVAVVTTRSREVYFWGGGKFTPQKMDAFKGGSSAQHVCAGESHFAVVSVEKELYTWANVQGGAKMVGQLGHGDQASYRQPKKVEKLQGKAIRQVACGADFTACVTDEDQMYMFGSDYYGCIGVEGEHGMEILEPVLLEFFEERPVRQVSCGDNHVVVLTQSGDIYSWGCGEYGRLGLECEDDFNSPMQVEIPKGATISSVSCGSDGTFFLTEAGKVLACGNNEFNKLGLNQGITGLKNHPGEAFQGIPYITTLTLAKQLSRFKIQAIAPGKTHTAAVDGRGRLITFGCNKYGQLGVKDFKKHQGVQVLVGPFGGKIVTKVSCGDGFTIAATEDNQIFAWGNAGNGRLGMPADKGFGSEVCPAMPRPIFGSLHHVPDLSCRGWHTIIIMEKVLNSKTIRSNSSGLSVGLDQEASTSTVDLDIEPGSETECRDRGLGGTMEDHTEECFMGTPMMSANQTGDSSCPLWLRKELEDAEFIPMPDNSDLPSPDQLPSFSDSVTLPYEELKELKAAAAAVSFNTGLSTKRMDWDKVNGDDSCKKGQPGSCCEASSEVLQLRETVARQEMRIEMLEKQIDEQKKENERLLSAMNRLTLQDAGCDSNSHSDRTPCDGRGRGGGFSNHGGRSAGAGV from the exons ATGTCACTAGAGGACTATGAAAGACATTTCGACTCGCTAAACTCAGATTTGGGTGGCGGATCTGTGGTCAGTGAGCGATCAGCGTCGAGCACGTTTTATGGCGAAGAGGAGAAACTGCATTACATTCCTATCCGGATCCTCGGGAGGGGGGCGTTTGGTGAAGCAACTCTGTACAGAAGAACAGAG GACAATTCTCTGGTGGTATGGAAGGAGGTGGAACTGAACTCGCTCTCAGAGAAGGACCGTAGAGATGTCAtgaatgaaatcagcatcttgTCCATTCTGGAGCACAACAACATCATTGCCTATTTCAATCACTTCATGGATAAAAACACTCTTTTCATAGAGTTAGAGTATTGTAATG GAGGTAATCTTTACGATAAAATCAATCAACGGAAGGGGAAGCTCTTCAGTGAAGAT GTGGTTATTTGGTATCTATACCAAATTGCCTCAGCAGTGGCCCATATTCACAAGGCTGGGATCTTGCACAG AGACATCAAAACTCTGAATATTTTTCTAACAAAGACTGACCTCATCAAGCTAGGAGACTATGGCCTCGCAAAGAAGCTAGACTCTGAGTTTTCAATGGCTGAGACT TGTGTGGGAACCCCATACTACATGTCACCTGAGTTGTGCCAGGGAGCCAAATACAACTTCAAATCAGACATCTGGGCCATGGGTTGTGTACTTTTCGAAGTCTTAACTCTTACAAGAACATTTGATGCAACG AACCCTCTGAACCTCTGTGTGAAGATAGTCCAGGGAAACTGGACCATGGAGGTGAACTCGGATGTTTACTCTCCTGAATTGATCAAACTGGTGTATGAATGTCTTGATAAA GATCCTGCAAAGAGGCCTACAGGTGACCAGATTCTTGATCAGCCGTTTATCTCCTGCCGCAGACA GGAGCTTGAAGAGCGAGTTGCCCTGTTGAACTCAGCAATGAAAAGACCAAA GCTGAGTACAGTGACAGACACCCCTGTTGCTGTGGTGACGACACGCTCGAGGGAGGTGTATTTCTGGGGTGGTGGCAAGTTCACCCCGCAAAAAATGGATGCTTTTAAAGGAGGGAGCAGTGCCCAACACGTGTGTGCAGGAGAGAGTCACTTTGCCGTGGTGTCAGTGGAAAAGGAGCTGTATACTTGGGCT AATGTCCAAGGAGGAGCAAAGATGGTGGGCCAGCTGGGACATGGAGACCAGGCCTCGTACCGGCAGCCAAAAAAGGTGGAGAAGCTGCAGGGGAAAGCCATCCGACAGGTGGCATGTGGGGCTGACTTTACTGCCTGTGTGACCG ATGAAGACCAGATGTACATGTTTGGGTCAGACTATTACGGCTGCATTGGGGTGGAAGGCGAGCATGGCATGGAGATTTTGGAGCCGGTGCTGTTGGAATTCTTTGAGGAGCGGCCTGTGCGTCAGGTTTCATGTGGAGACAATCATGTGGTGGTCCTGACCCAGAGTGGGGACATTTACTCCTGGGGCTGCGGAGAGTATG GGCGTTTGGGCCTGGAATGTGAGGATGACTTTAATTCTCCGATGCAG GTTGAGATCCCTAAAGGTGCCACCATCTCCTCAGTGTCATGTGGCAGTGATGGAACCTTCTTCTTGACAGAAGCTGGCAAAGTGTTAGCATGTGGAAACAATGAATTCAATAAGCTTGGTCTAAACCAGGGGATCACTGGTCTGAAAAACCACCCTGGAGAG GCTTTTCAAGGGATTCCATACATCACCACACTGACCTTGGCCAAGCAGCTTTCACGATTCAAGATTCAGGCTATTGCTCCAGGGAAGACCCATACAGCTGCAGTAGATG gACGTGGTCGCCTGATTACATTTGGTTGCAACAAGTATGGGCAGCTGGGTGTAAAGGACTTCAAGAAACATCAGGGTGTCCAGGTCCTTGTTGGACCCTTTGGGGGGAAGATTGTGACCAAAGTGTCATGTGGTGACGGCTTCACTATTGCAGCAACCGAAG ACAATCAGATCTTTGCGTGGGGAAATGCAGGAAATGGGCGCCTGGGGATGCCTGCTGATAAGGGATTTGGTTCTGAGGTGTGCCCTGCCATGCCAAGACCCATCTTTGGTTCCCTCCACCATGTACCGGACCTGTCTTGCCGAGGCTGGCACACCATTATAATAATGG aaaaagTGCTCAACTCCAAGACTATTCGATCTAACAGCAGTGGACTATCTGTCG GACTTGACCAGGAGGCTTCAACGTCAACAGTAGATCTGGATATAGAACCTGGTTCAGAGACAGAGTGCCGGGACAGGGGTCTTGGGGGCACCATGGAGGATCATACAGAGGAGTGTTTCATGGGTACCCCCATGATGTCTGCCAACCAGACTGGAGACAGCTCTTGCCCGCTGTGGCTTAGAAAG GAGCTGGAAGATGCCGAGTTCATCCCCATGCCAGACAACTCAGACCTGCCCTCTCCTGACCAGCTCCCGTCTTTCTCTGATAGTGTCACACTTCCTTATGAGGAACTGAAGGAGCTAAAggccgcagcagcagcagtcagcTTTAACACAGGCCTATCG ACTAAACGAATGGACTGGGATAAAGTTAATGGAGATGACTCTTGCAAAAAAGGACAGCCCGGCTCATGCTGTGAAGCGAGTAGCGAGGTCTTACAG CTACGAGAAACAGTTGCTCGTCAAGAGATGAGAATTGAGATGCTTGAGAAACAG ATTGATGAGCAGAAAAAGGAGAATGAACGGCTCTTGTCAGCAATGAATCGGTTAACACTGCAGGATGCAGGATGTGACAGTAACAGTCACTCTGATCGTACGCCCTGCGATGGAAGAGGCAGAGGAGGTGGATTCTCAAACCATGGGGGTCGATCTGCAGGAGCCGGCGTGtga